A part of Syntrophorhabdaceae bacterium genomic DNA contains:
- a CDS encoding septal ring lytic transglycosylase RlpA family protein, producing MVTVPYKVVANTVKGSYYVVKGAYELTAGTTKVVYKIGGFTFKVVKAPIDWALVNEDIETIDDLPPKDAIRKGRVKNAPYTVKGKKYYPMSVEKAKSYEETGVASWYGYETLRHNKGRMTANGEVFDPKQMTAAHKYLPLPTHVKVTNLENKRSIILRVNDRGPFPSDRNPSSGDRIIDLSAGAAKKLGFYKKGLARVKVETIELRGEG from the coding sequence TGTTGTAAAAGGGGCCTATGAACTCACTGCAGGCACAACGAAAGTCGTTTACAAGATTGGAGGATTTACCTTTAAGGTGGTAAAGGCCCCCATTGACTGGGCGCTCGTCAATGAGGATATTGAAACGATTGACGATCTGCCTCCCAAAGATGCGATTCGTAAGGGCCGGGTAAAAAATGCACCTTACACGGTGAAAGGAAAGAAATATTATCCCATGTCTGTTGAGAAGGCGAAATCTTACGAAGAGACTGGCGTAGCATCGTGGTATGGTTACGAGACCCTGCGTCACAACAAGGGACGTATGACTGCCAATGGCGAGGTCTTCGATCCAAAGCAAATGACAGCGGCCCATAAGTACCTGCCGCTTCCAACGCATGTGAAGGTCACAAATCTGGAGAACAAGCGTTCCATCATTTTGAGGGTCAATGACAGGGGGCCTTTCCCCAGTGACCGGAATCCCTCATCCGGCGACAGGATCATTGATCTCTCTGCCGGTGCTGCCAAAAAGCTCGGATTTTATAAAAAGGGGCTGGCACGGGTAAAGGTTGAAACAATAGAATTACGGGGGGAAGGTTGA